Proteins from one Penicillium digitatum chromosome 2, complete sequence genomic window:
- a CDS encoding Peroxin 14/17: protein MDASGVNRRWNSRGRAHMAPSPGKVPSPLNNTPTLLLSHISGQCVRYLIMSDDTSKSTSITSWQRPNQTAGELPSPTSDDAPAPTASTSRQALLDQASKFLEDESIRDAPTERKVSFLESKGLSSDDIQQILGIPHNAEASSSSTAAEHKTQEDTSTTSPNQSEATPSSSPTTSSLPSNTVPQAHQAPAPAPAMAPRDVPPIITYPEFLFEPSRPAPLVTMRSLLYTLYGATGLAASLYGASEYIVKPMLANLTSARHELATTAETNLQKLNEKLEKTVSVIPAELTARKSKPHRDEEEDNVSSISSDPTELFHRDVATQTILEPIPVSSTTGLVNLADSTAFSPSTAVNNHISRVESITSKLREIVDSEKNARTLDDSMRTRLTELHHYCDGLIYSGPAYSTGSMYGVWNSNTLGSNGSSNMRKAEDEAIAEFKADIRGVKGALLSARNFPASRIGRLGGLSVRER, encoded by the coding sequence ATGGATGCCTCAGGTGTAAACCGGCGTTGGAACAGCCGAGGTCGGGCTCACATGGCCCCAAGTCCGGGGAAGGTTCCCTCTCCTCTCAACAACACCCCAACTCTTTTACTTTCTCATATCTCTGGTCAATGTGTCAGGTACCTGATTATGTCCGACGACACATCCAAATCGACGTCTATTACCTCCTGGCAGAGGCCTAATCAGACAGCCGGGGAGTTGCCATCGCCAACCTCCGACGATGCGCCCGCACCTACAGCCTCCACATCCCGCCAAGCTCTTCTAGACCAAGCATCCAAATTCCTAGAAGACGAGTCTATCCGCGATGCACCAACAGAGCGGAAAGTCTCATTTCTCGAGTCAAAAGGCTTGAGCTCAGATGATATCCAGCAAATTCTCGGCATCCCTCACAACGCAGAGGCGAGTAGCAGCTCAACCGCAGCTGAGCACAAGACGCAGGAAGACACTTCAACTACCTCACCTAATCAATCCGAAGCCaccccttcttcttctcctacCACCTCCTCGCTACCCTCCAACACCGTGCCTCAAGCGCACCAAGCACCAGCGCCAGCACCAGCCATGGCCCCCCGCGATGTCCCCCCAATAATCACCTACCCCGAATTCCTCTTCGAGCCATCCAGGCCGGCACCCCTCGTGACAATGCGCAGCCTCTTGTACACACTATACGGCGCCACAGGCCTGGCAGCAAGTCTCTATGGCGCAAGCGAGTACATCGTGAAACCAATGCTAGCGAACCTAACGAGCGCACGACATGAGCTCGCCACCACAGCAGAAACGAATCTGCAAAAACTAAATGAGAAGCTAGAAAAGACAGTATCCGTGATCCCAGCGGAGTTAACAGCACGCAAGAGCAAGCCCCATAgagacgaagaagaggacaACGTTTCATCAATCTCCTCGGACCCAACCGAGCTGTTCCACCGGGACGTGGCTACGCAAACAATTCTAGAACCCATCCCGGTGTCCAGCACCACGGGGCTCGTCAATTTGGCGGACTCGACGGCTTTCTCGCCATCGACGGCGGTTAACAACCACATTAGCCGCGTTGAATCTATTACCTCGAAGCTGCGGGAGATCGTCGACTCGGAGAAGAACGCGAGAACACTGGATGACTCGATGCGTACGCGTCTCACGGAATTGCATCATTACTGTGATGGGTTGATTTATAGTGGTCCTGCGTACTCCACTGGGTCGATGTACGGGGTCTGGAATTCCAATACCTTGGGCTCTAACGGTAGCTCTAATATGCGGAAGGCAGAGGATGAAGCTATTGCTGAGTTTAAGGCTGATATTCGCGGTGTGAAGGGTGCACTGTTGAGTGCGCGTAACTTCCCTGCTAGTCGGATAGGAAGGCTTGGTGGTCTTTCCGTCCGTGAACGGTGA